In Winkia neuii, a genomic segment contains:
- a CDS encoding phosphatidylinositol mannoside acyltransferase yields MNPYSVALKIAAKVPSAFRYWAAYGASRIAVAARYSGARQLQANLAQAGEEDVVGALASYYRYFADLGNFASPSRLRIDAAVDAQVPAQLYRDLAAGPVCVALGHTANWDLVGAWAAQNLARLTTVAEEVAPKALFDTFTELRARNNMKIIPAKKGNPVFRELLRQGKEGAGIIALLADRDITGAGIEVDLFGAKALVAAGPAALAKRLGAPLYVAAARDIPLNGARAKAAGTKNGVEMIVRGPLDTAGTVEQVTAVWAQEFETMMRPWVKSWHMCQPVFVRDLDPERLERSRQKHAQMEQHS; encoded by the coding sequence ATGAATCCCTACTCAGTAGCTCTGAAAATTGCAGCTAAAGTGCCATCGGCTTTCCGATACTGGGCGGCCTATGGCGCTAGTCGGATTGCGGTCGCAGCGCGGTATTCCGGCGCTAGGCAACTCCAAGCGAACCTCGCCCAGGCAGGTGAAGAGGACGTCGTGGGGGCGCTAGCCAGCTACTACCGGTACTTTGCGGACCTGGGAAACTTTGCAAGTCCTTCGCGGCTGCGGATTGATGCGGCCGTAGATGCCCAGGTACCTGCGCAACTGTATAGAGACCTAGCGGCTGGTCCAGTTTGCGTAGCACTCGGCCACACTGCGAATTGGGATTTGGTGGGGGCGTGGGCAGCCCAGAACTTGGCTCGTCTTACTACCGTTGCCGAAGAAGTTGCCCCGAAGGCACTCTTCGACACTTTCACTGAGCTGCGCGCTCGAAACAATATGAAGATTATCCCTGCCAAGAAAGGAAACCCCGTATTCAGGGAACTGCTGCGACAGGGTAAGGAAGGGGCGGGCATCATCGCCCTGCTTGCTGACAGGGACATTACCGGCGCTGGGATTGAGGTCGACCTGTTTGGTGCTAAGGCGCTCGTAGCAGCCGGTCCCGCAGCACTTGCTAAGAGATTAGGGGCGCCTCTGTACGTGGCGGCAGCTAGGGACATACCACTAAACGGGGCTCGAGCTAAAGCAGCCGGAACTAAAAATGGGGTAGAGATGATAGTTCGGGGGCCACTCGATACGGCAGGTACGGTTGAGCAGGTCACAGCCGTGTGGGCACAAGAATTCGAGACCATGATGCGGCCCTGGGTGAAGTCGTGGCACATGTGTCAGCCGGTCTTTGTACGGGATCTAGATCCTGAGCGTCTAGAGCGGTCACGGCAAAAGCACGCACAGATGGAACAACACTCGTGA